A stretch of the Arthrobacter stackebrandtii genome encodes the following:
- a CDS encoding LacI family DNA-binding transcriptional regulator: MSENVVPNHRPPVMEDVAARAGVSHQTVSRVINNHPNVSAKTRTVVEAAIAELGYRRNTAARQLVTRSSETFGVVAHNMEHYGPSRILLGIQEAARSSGYAVNTVGLPDMSLEAITDTVEYHLSHQVDALVVIAPQEEIVRAIEKLQPGVPLVVIGDIGAAGVQSVGVDQQRGGWLATQHLLDLGHAKIAHIMGPADWLDAQARRRGWEGALAAAGLQPGPLLVGDWSAESGYRAGQELIDAGECTAVFAGNDQMSLGVMLAAHERNLNLPRDLSVVGFDDSPESGFYFPPLTTIRQDFLELGRRCVAMILDGISGNDPLFSVRIQPHLTQRASTGPKPTALTRS, encoded by the coding sequence ATGAGTGAGAATGTCGTGCCCAACCACCGCCCTCCCGTCATGGAGGATGTTGCGGCCAGGGCGGGGGTTTCCCACCAGACCGTCTCACGCGTTATCAACAACCATCCCAATGTCAGTGCCAAGACGCGCACCGTGGTGGAGGCGGCCATCGCCGAGCTGGGCTACCGGCGCAACACTGCCGCGCGGCAGCTTGTCACGCGCAGCTCGGAAACGTTCGGGGTTGTTGCGCACAACATGGAGCACTACGGGCCCTCCCGCATCCTTCTCGGCATCCAGGAAGCCGCCCGTTCTTCGGGTTATGCCGTTAACACGGTGGGGCTGCCGGATATGAGCCTCGAGGCGATCACCGACACCGTGGAGTACCACCTGTCGCACCAGGTTGATGCGCTGGTGGTCATCGCACCGCAGGAAGAGATTGTGCGGGCAATTGAGAAACTCCAGCCCGGGGTGCCGCTGGTGGTGATCGGCGACATCGGAGCCGCAGGCGTGCAGAGCGTTGGCGTTGACCAGCAGCGCGGCGGATGGCTTGCGACCCAGCACCTGCTTGACCTGGGCCATGCGAAGATTGCCCACATCATGGGACCCGCCGACTGGCTGGACGCCCAGGCGCGGCGCCGCGGCTGGGAGGGGGCACTCGCTGCCGCCGGCTTGCAGCCGGGTCCGCTGCTGGTGGGGGACTGGAGCGCCGAGTCCGGATACCGGGCGGGCCAGGAGCTGATCGACGCCGGTGAATGCACCGCAGTTTTTGCTGGCAACGACCAGATGTCCCTGGGCGTCATGCTCGCAGCCCATGAACGCAATCTGAACCTGCCGCGGGACCTGTCGGTGGTCGGGTTTGACGACAGTCCCGAATCCGGGTTCTACTTCCCGCCGCTCACCACCATCCGGCAGGACTTCCTGGAACTGGGCCGCCGCTGCGTGGCCATGATTCTGGACGGCATCTCCGGCAACGACCCACTGTTTTCCGTGCGCATCCAACCGCACCTGACACAGCGGGCAAGCACGGGACCCAAGCCCACAGCCCTGACCCGCAGCTAG
- a CDS encoding Gfo/Idh/MocA family protein, with the protein MSTFATVNADGPLRLVQVGAGGMGQAWLDTITANPDVELVGLVDLNTDAAHAALAQRGLQGVAVGTSVGDVAAATGAHAVVNVTVPVAHHPVNVEAMFAGLPVLCEKPAAPTVAQALSLAACSEASGQLLMISQSRRYFNSLTQLKAVAGELGDIGVITTEFFKAPHFGGFREEMDHVLLLDMAIHPFDAVRHLTGQDPVSVYCEEFNPSWSWFKADAAATAIFEFAGGLRYVYSGSWCADGAETSWNGSWRVNGAQGTALWDGDNAPTAEGLDGAVLEIPASAGGPEEIAGSLAEFVTAVHTGVVPDGAIHANVHSLAMVEAAVLSAETGQRVRIDDILTAAYAQSLEAELNPEVKAVLAGWESPLAGLSGAGRGVPAQR; encoded by the coding sequence TTGAGCACTTTCGCAACTGTGAACGCCGACGGACCGCTGCGCCTGGTCCAGGTCGGCGCCGGCGGGATGGGCCAGGCATGGCTGGACACGATCACCGCCAACCCCGACGTGGAGTTGGTCGGCCTCGTAGACCTCAACACCGACGCCGCACACGCCGCGCTGGCCCAACGCGGCCTGCAGGGCGTTGCCGTCGGCACGAGCGTCGGTGACGTGGCAGCAGCGACCGGGGCACACGCCGTCGTCAATGTCACCGTGCCCGTGGCCCACCATCCGGTGAATGTCGAGGCCATGTTTGCCGGGCTGCCGGTGCTGTGCGAGAAACCCGCGGCGCCCACCGTGGCGCAGGCGCTCTCGCTTGCCGCCTGCTCCGAGGCCAGCGGGCAGCTGCTGATGATCAGCCAGTCGCGCCGCTACTTCAACTCACTCACGCAGCTGAAAGCCGTGGCGGGGGAGTTGGGTGACATCGGCGTCATCACCACCGAGTTCTTCAAGGCCCCGCATTTTGGCGGCTTCCGCGAGGAGATGGACCATGTCCTGCTGCTGGACATGGCCATCCACCCGTTCGACGCCGTCCGCCACCTGACCGGGCAGGACCCCGTGAGCGTGTACTGCGAGGAGTTCAACCCGAGCTGGAGCTGGTTCAAGGCCGACGCCGCTGCCACCGCCATCTTTGAGTTCGCCGGCGGCCTTCGCTACGTGTACTCGGGCTCATGGTGCGCCGATGGTGCCGAGACGTCCTGGAACGGGTCCTGGCGTGTCAACGGTGCGCAGGGGACGGCACTGTGGGACGGGGACAACGCCCCTACCGCCGAAGGATTGGACGGCGCCGTACTGGAGATTCCAGCCTCGGCCGGGGGGCCGGAGGAGATTGCCGGATCCCTCGCCGAGTTTGTCACCGCGGTGCATACCGGCGTGGTGCCGGACGGGGCAATCCACGCCAACGTCCACTCGCTGGCCATGGTGGAGGCCGCCGTGCTTTCTGCCGAAACCGGACAGCGGGTGCGCATCGATGACATCCTCACCGCCGCTTATGCGCAGTCGCTGGAGGCCGAACTGAATCCGGAGGTAAAGGCTGTGCTGGCCGGCTGGGAATCGCCGCTTGCGGGGCTGTCCGGTGCCGGGCGGGGCGTTCCCGCGCAGCGCTGA
- a CDS encoding ThuA domain-containing protein — MSGTTSPAAPIKVVVWGENRHEQVEQKVRDIYPSGMHTTIKEGIEENLGAGVDVTTVTLDDPEHGLTEEVLAATDVLVWWGHAAHADVSDEVVERVHRHVLAGMGLLVLHSAHWSKIFGKLMGTSCTLRWRSEEDREIVWTVDPTHPIAQGIPHPFIIPAQEMYGEFFDVPAPDELIFLSTFTGGEVFRSGMTYKRGFGKIFFFSPGDQDYPVYHQKEVRKVIANGVEWARTLRPERSVPVLLRYDTEDFYNGHGYQGAMEN, encoded by the coding sequence ATGTCTGGAACCACCAGCCCCGCCGCCCCCATCAAAGTAGTTGTTTGGGGTGAAAACCGGCACGAGCAAGTCGAACAAAAGGTGCGGGACATATATCCCTCCGGCATGCACACCACCATCAAGGAAGGCATTGAGGAGAACCTTGGCGCCGGAGTGGACGTCACCACCGTGACACTGGACGACCCGGAGCACGGGCTCACCGAGGAAGTCCTGGCTGCCACAGACGTCCTTGTCTGGTGGGGGCATGCCGCCCACGCGGACGTGTCGGACGAGGTTGTTGAGCGGGTGCACCGGCACGTGCTGGCGGGGATGGGCCTGCTGGTCCTCCACTCGGCTCACTGGTCCAAGATCTTCGGCAAGCTCATGGGCACTTCCTGCACGCTGCGCTGGCGCTCGGAGGAAGACCGTGAAATCGTCTGGACTGTCGACCCCACCCATCCCATCGCCCAGGGCATTCCGCACCCCTTCATCATCCCGGCCCAGGAGATGTACGGAGAATTCTTCGACGTCCCGGCCCCTGACGAACTCATCTTTCTCTCCACCTTCACCGGCGGCGAAGTGTTCCGCAGCGGCATGACGTACAAGCGCGGATTCGGCAAGATCTTCTTCTTCAGCCCCGGCGACCAGGACTACCCCGTCTACCACCAGAAGGAAGTCCGCAAGGTCATTGCCAACGGCGTCGAATGGGCCAGGACCCTGCGTCCCGAGCGGAGCGTTCCGGTCCTGCTGCGCTACGACACCGAAGACTTTTACAACGGCCACGGCTACCAGGGAGCAATGGAAAATTGA
- a CDS encoding carbohydrate ABC transporter permease, whose translation MTTTQLTPPVNHAAAQKKKMLRTRSSTVLGIIFLVVMLFPIYWMINASLQPSGNTLSASFLPLNPSFAGYEKAIADQGGNLLTSLIISMGTVVVTLAIAAPAAYALAQFKFRWISWALLAILIAQMIPGVVIANALYAAYNDLGLLNTYVGLILADATHAIPFAILIMRAFMMSIPPAIIEAARVDGAGQIRAFISIALPIAKNALITAGLFAFLFSWSDFLFALTLTTTDEIRPVTLGIYQYLGTQVSNWSAVMATAVLSSLPAIVLLVIAQKYIAAGASGGAVK comes from the coding sequence ATGACAACAACGCAGCTCACTCCGCCGGTGAACCATGCAGCAGCGCAGAAGAAGAAAATGCTCCGGACCCGCAGTTCCACCGTCCTGGGCATAATCTTCCTGGTCGTGATGCTCTTCCCCATCTACTGGATGATCAACGCATCCCTGCAACCGTCCGGAAACACGCTTTCGGCCAGTTTCCTGCCGCTCAACCCGAGCTTTGCCGGGTATGAGAAGGCCATCGCGGACCAAGGCGGAAATCTCCTCACCAGCCTGATCATTTCCATGGGCACGGTCGTGGTCACCTTGGCCATTGCCGCTCCGGCCGCCTACGCGCTGGCCCAGTTCAAGTTTCGCTGGATCAGCTGGGCCCTGCTGGCAATCCTGATTGCCCAGATGATCCCGGGAGTCGTTATTGCGAACGCCCTCTATGCCGCTTACAACGACCTTGGCTTGTTGAACACCTACGTCGGCCTCATCTTGGCGGATGCCACCCATGCCATCCCGTTCGCCATTCTCATCATGCGGGCGTTCATGATGAGCATTCCTCCGGCCATCATTGAAGCGGCCCGCGTAGACGGGGCTGGACAGATCAGGGCATTCATCTCCATCGCCCTGCCGATCGCCAAGAACGCCCTCATCACCGCAGGGCTTTTCGCCTTCCTGTTCTCCTGGAGCGACTTCCTGTTTGCCTTGACACTGACCACCACGGATGAAATTAGGCCGGTGACCCTGGGCATCTACCAGTACCTCGGCACCCAGGTATCCAACTGGAGCGCGGTCATGGCAACGGCCGTGTTGTCCTCGCTCCCTGCGATCGTGCTGCTGGTCATTGCACAGAAGTACATTGCGGCCGGCGCGTCCGGCGGCGCCGTCAAGTAG